In one window of Brassica rapa cultivar Chiifu-401-42 chromosome A07, CAAS_Brap_v3.01, whole genome shotgun sequence DNA:
- the LOC103829629 gene encoding zinc finger Ran-binding domain-containing protein 2 — MSWTGGDWLCGACQHANFKKREACQKCGYPKFGGVDVSTYLYNRTEVLAGDWYCGALNCGSHNYASRTSCYRCGMIKVEYTDQYYGAQMVAYGNDAGACPPGWKTGDWVCPRVGCGVHNYASRVECFKCKTTRDYGGV, encoded by the exons ATGAGCTGGACAGGAGGAGACTGGCTATGTGGGGCGTGTCAGCacgcaaacttcaaaaaaagaGAAGCATGCCAGAAATGTGGATACCCCAAGTTTGGAGGGGTAGATGTGTCAACGTACTTGTACAATAGGACTGAGGTTTTGGCTGGTGATTGGTATTGTGGTGCATTGAATTGTGGGAGTCACAATTACGCAAGCCGCACAAGTTGCTATCGATGTGGAATGATCAAAGTCGAGTATACAGATCAGTACTACGGAGCTCAAATGGTTGCTTACGGGAATGATGCCGGGGCTTGTCCTCCCGGCTGGAAAACTGGCGATTGGGTTTGTCCAAGGGTCGGTTGTGGGGTTCATAACTACGCTAGCAGGGTTGAATGCTTCAAATGCAAGACAACAAGAGATTACG GTGGCGTCTAG
- the LOC103829630 gene encoding cytochrome P450 734A1 codes for MEDESSNWLIPKVLLLSVILSLVIVKGMSLLWWRPRKIEEHFSKQGIRGPPYHFFIGNVKELVGMMLKASSHPMPFSHNILPRVLSFYHHWRKIYGATFLVWFGPTSRLTVADPDLIREIFSKSEFYEKNEAHPLVKQLEGDGLLSLKGEKWAHHRKIISPTFHMENLKLLIPVVLKSVTEMVEKWSEKLSETGEVEVDVYEWYQNLTEDVISRTAFGSSYEDGRAIFRLQAQQMILCAEAFQKVFIPGYSFFPTKGNLKSWKLDKEIRKSLLKLIEWRRKSEESKELEPEPAAAAAKDLLALMIQAKNVTVQDIVEECKSFFFAGKQTTSNLLTWTTILLAMHPEWQAKARDEVLRVCGSRDVPTKDHVVKLKTLGMILNESLRLYPPIVATIRRAKSDVELGGYKIPCGTELLIPIIAVHHDQAIWGNDVNEFNPDRFANGVPRAAKHPVGFIPFGLGARTCIGQNLAILQAKLTLAIMIQRFTFHLAPTYQHAPTVLMLLYPQHGAPITFRKLNSCEDR; via the exons ATGGAGGACGAAAGTAGCAACTGGTTGATTCCAAAGGTTCTCCTTTTGTCTGTAATCCTTAGTCTTGTAATTGTGAAAGGCATGTCTCTGCTTTGGTGGAGACCCAGAAAGATCGAAGAACACTTCTCAAAACAGGGAATTCGAGGTCCTCCCTATCATTTCTTCATCGGTAACGTTAAAGAACTTGTTGGCATGATGCTTAAAGCTTCTTCTCATCCTATGCCTTTCTCTCACAATATCCTTCCAAGAGTTCTCTCTTTCTACCATCACTGGAGGAAAATCTATG gTGCTACGTTTTTGGTATGGTTCGGGCCAACTTCCCGGTTAACGGTGGCGGATCCGGATCTGATCCGAGAAATATTTTCAAAGTCCGAGTTCTATGAGAAGAACGAAGCTCACCCTTTGGTTAAACAGCTTGAAGGCGATGGACTTCTTAGCCTCAAAGGAGAAAAATGGGCTCATCATCGCAAAATCATTAGCCCCACATTTCATATGGAGAATCTCAAA TTGCTTATACCGGTGGTGTTGAAAAGTGTGACGGAGATGGTGGAGAAATGGTCGGAGAAGCTATCAGAAACTGGCGAAGTTGAGGTCGACGTGTATGAGTGGTATCAAAATTTGACCGAAGATGTTATAAGCAGAACAGCTTTTGGAAGTAGCTACGAAGATGGCCGAGCGATTTTTAGACTACAAGCTCAACAAATGATTCTTTGCGCCGAAGCTTTCCAGAAGGTCTTCATCCCTGGTTACAG TTTCTTTCCGACGAAAGGAAATTTGAAATCTTGGAAGTTAGACAAGGAGATAAGGAAGTCTTTGTTGAAGCTAATAGAGTGGCGGAGAAAGAGCGAAGAAAGTAAGGAGCTAGAGCCGGAGCCGGCAGCAGCGGCGGCGAAGGATTTGTTGGCTTTAATGATTCAGGCGAAAAATGTAACGGTGCAGGACATTGTGGAGGAGTGTAAAAGCTTCTTTTTCGCCGGAAAACAGACAACATCCAATCTGCTGACGTGGACGACCATCTTGCTAGCCATGCACCCGGAGTGGCAGGCCAAAGCACGTGATGAGGTCCTCAGGGTCTGCGGCTCACGTGATGTCCCCACTAAAGACCATGTCGTTAAGCTCAAAACG CTGGGCATGATTCTGAACGAGTCCCTAAGGCTGTATCCACCAATTGTAGCGACAATCAGGCGCGCAAAATCGGATGTTGAGCTAGGAGGGTACAAAATCCCATGTGGCACGGAGCTTCTGATCCCAATCATAGCTGTCCATCACGATCAAGCAATATGGGGTAACGACGTAAACGAATTCAATCCAGATCGATTCGCAAACGGAGTGCCTCGTGCTGCGAAACACCCTGTTGGGTTCATACCATTTGGTCTTGGAGCCCGTACCTGCATCGGTCAGAATCTTGCCATTCTTCAAGCCAAATTGACCCTTGCTATAATGATCCAACGCTTCACTTTTCACTTGGCTCCTACTTACCAACACGCACCCACCGTCCTCATGTTGCTCTATCCTCAGCACGGTGCACCGATCACTTTTCGGAAGTTGAACAGTTGCGAGGATCGCTAA